A genomic segment from Deinococcus multiflagellatus encodes:
- a CDS encoding DUF1036 domain-containing protein: MIKLDGPYGRYFRFVVGIHHICPPRSFWKYFRGLLNYRFISIALCIFGSNAYAQLRACNDSNSSMSIARVVWNSPGYDSVGWYKIDAGACRTIYDRPMKPGMPFYYYADNPKGNTWSGADSRWNFCIHPKDAFRFNWIVDCPENQKVVFIRVENPSYTRVTFTLPPISSGPITQQRIQEWVAFTGGTEPKAAPMPIPAPKPMPIPAPTPVPTPAPTPVPTSPSTSTWTPRENFMCATQAPPSGWVVVRHGENPFQCSQPGSLQYKIIDLSDAPMNTVVAVCDLGLPIPSNWQIVGQTFGATNFLCTSKVRDGRMLNIKKLN, encoded by the coding sequence ATGATAAAGTTGGACGGTCCTTATGGCAGATACTTTCGATTCGTCGTCGGTATTCATCATATTTGCCCACCACGCTCTTTTTGGAAATATTTTAGAGGTTTGTTGAATTATCGATTCATATCTATAGCATTATGCATTTTTGGTTCCAATGCCTACGCCCAGCTAAGAGCGTGTAATGATTCTAATAGCTCTATGTCCATAGCGAGGGTGGTATGGAATAGTCCTGGGTACGACTCTGTGGGATGGTATAAGATTGATGCAGGTGCATGCAGAACAATATATGACCGGCCCATGAAACCAGGCATGCCCTTCTATTATTATGCAGATAACCCGAAAGGTAATACGTGGAGTGGAGCCGATTCAAGATGGAATTTCTGTATTCACCCTAAAGATGCCTTCCGTTTCAACTGGATAGTGGACTGCCCAGAGAACCAAAAGGTCGTATTTATACGGGTGGAGAATCCATCTTACACTCGAGTCACGTTCACTTTGCCACCTATCTCTAGTGGACCAATTACTCAACAGCGGATACAGGAATGGGTCGCCTTCACCGGAGGTACTGAGCCCAAAGCTGCACCCATGCCTATTCCAGCTCCAAAACCCATGCCTATTCCAGCTCCAACACCTGTGCCTACCCCAGCTCCAACACCTGTGCCCACTTCTCCTTCCACATCTACTTGGACGCCTCGAGAGAACTTCATGTGTGCCACCCAAGCACCTCCTTCAGGTTGGGTCGTTGTCCGGCATGGTGAAAACCCTTTTCAATGTTCACAACCTGGCTCACTTCAATACAAAATCATTGATTTAAGCGATGCTCCAATGAACACTGTTGTTGCCGTGTGTGATCTCGGTCTTCCAATACCTTCAAATTGGCAGATCGTCGGGCAAACCTTTGGTGCTACTAATTTCCTCTGCACTTCTAAAGTACGTGATGGCAGAATGTTAAATATAAAAAAGCTCAATTAG
- a CDS encoding phage major capsid protein, producing the protein MKKDQITATFHKFREAIRSRPALRGQDANQLTGTFLALASLKRFHEGFGGQLFKQQLKAGAELRATNPEAYAATLRRVQPYLNDIQDLGQDAVRVVETLTSTDLSFAIGTTREIERDGQANPFNTNLYTIVRRRTVTDLIPVATSNGVDLEDPFLAFRKEGTPHKQTSWTGRTGTLSVANMELGFELTMEMLMRDRLGEFLDAQEELGKAAARTRAWTIMDAIRRKAERITIPVTGPAGPVLANITAVDALLGYRVIHGREYIRRLTDLYVPGQYRGQANTARNTQTLAPQGGANGPATQVSTSNPLYQAYEVHAEEILSRMDVSGYPGHSKTDYIAADRDAEPVDFATLQGYEGGARLFARVSDVANFERMGSFDRHLIEYKASDWTGAEVRDESGLVIVGTQ; encoded by the coding sequence GTGAAAAAGGACCAGATCACCGCCACGTTCCACAAGTTCCGCGAGGCCATCCGCAGCCGCCCCGCGCTGCGCGGCCAGGACGCCAACCAGCTGACCGGGACCTTCCTGGCCCTGGCCAGCCTCAAGCGATTCCATGAAGGCTTTGGCGGTCAGCTGTTCAAGCAGCAACTCAAGGCCGGCGCCGAACTGCGCGCCACCAACCCCGAGGCCTACGCGGCCACCCTGCGCCGCGTGCAGCCCTACCTGAACGATATCCAGGACCTGGGCCAGGACGCGGTGCGCGTGGTCGAAACCCTGACCAGCACCGACCTGAGCTTCGCCATCGGGACCACCCGCGAGATCGAGCGCGACGGGCAGGCCAACCCGTTCAACACCAACCTCTACACCATCGTGCGCCGCCGCACGGTGACGGACCTGATTCCGGTCGCCACCAGCAACGGTGTGGACCTGGAAGATCCTTTCCTGGCCTTCCGCAAGGAAGGCACGCCGCACAAGCAGACCAGCTGGACCGGGCGCACCGGGACGCTGAGCGTGGCGAACATGGAGCTGGGCTTCGAGCTCACGATGGAAATGCTGATGCGCGACCGGCTGGGCGAGTTCCTGGATGCGCAGGAAGAGCTGGGCAAAGCGGCGGCGCGTACGCGCGCCTGGACGATCATGGACGCCATCCGCCGCAAGGCTGAGCGCATCACGATACCCGTGACGGGCCCGGCGGGACCTGTGCTGGCGAACATCACGGCTGTTGACGCGCTGCTGGGTTACCGCGTGATTCACGGGCGGGAATACATCCGCCGCCTGACGGATCTGTACGTGCCTGGGCAGTACCGTGGTCAGGCGAACACCGCGCGCAACACGCAGACGCTCGCGCCTCAGGGTGGGGCGAATGGTCCGGCCACGCAGGTCAGCACCAGCAACCCGCTGTACCAGGCGTACGAGGTGCACGCCGAGGAAATCCTCTCGCGCATGGACGTCAGTGGCTACCCTGGCCACTCCAAAACCGACTACATCGCCGCCGACCGGGACGCGGAGCCGGTGGACTTCGCCACCCTGCAGGGCTATGAGGGCGGCGCGCGCCTGTTCGCCCGTGTGTCCGATGTGGCGAACTTCGAGCGCATGGGCAGCTTCGACCGCCACTTAATCGAGTACAAGGCTTCCGACTGGACGGGCGCCGAAGTTCGCGACGAAAGCGGTCTCGTGATCGTTGGTACCCAGTAA